In one window of Chryseobacterium phocaeense DNA:
- a CDS encoding 3'-5' exonuclease yields the protein MPYNWIPPLITELTTEQQAALNNPNSISVAGGPGTGKSVVALLRHIRNHDIGNGSLLMTYTKTLEHYLRMNAQQNNANAGQAVTRTLEWLAGRPTKQYEIIIDEAQDLEESDNMKIVQYADRVCFGADDQQILDPKRATTENRLREIFTTRQYPLSENFRNSYEIMLFCSAFFPNKLIPHNTLTNLLENGRIGRKPIIIKATNVQRNQAIIDVVNLFRDDILRGTHNLAILVPLIQDVINFTEIVESLNLNINFSYYHSKMPDFIGLENIHITTFKSAKGLEFDTVIIPDFQLYDYNITYMTKAPITENDYYVGLTRARRNLYLITSKIHPNLLGTEQSQTYTIEEY from the coding sequence ATGCCTTATAATTGGATTCCTCCCTTAATTACAGAACTTACAACTGAACAACAAGCTGCATTAAATAACCCTAATTCAATATCTGTTGCAGGTGGTCCTGGAACAGGTAAAAGTGTGGTTGCTTTATTAAGACATATTAGAAATCATGATATAGGTAATGGTAGTCTCTTAATGACATATACCAAAACTTTAGAACATTACCTAAGAATGAATGCTCAGCAGAATAATGCAAATGCTGGTCAAGCTGTAACAAGAACTTTGGAGTGGCTAGCTGGAAGACCGACTAAACAATATGAGATTATTATTGATGAAGCTCAGGATTTAGAAGAGAGTGACAACATGAAAATTGTCCAATATGCTGATAGGGTTTGTTTTGGCGCTGATGACCAACAGATTTTAGACCCTAAAAGGGCTACAACAGAAAATAGATTACGTGAAATTTTTACTACAAGACAATATCCTCTAAGTGAAAATTTTAGGAATTCTTATGAAATAATGCTGTTTTGTAGTGCTTTTTTTCCGAATAAACTTATTCCACATAACACATTAACTAATTTATTAGAAAATGGTAGAATAGGGAGGAAGCCTATAATTATAAAAGCTACTAATGTTCAAAGAAATCAAGCGATAATTGATGTTGTTAACTTGTTTAGAGATGATATATTAAGAGGAACACATAATCTTGCGATATTGGTTCCTTTAATACAAGATGTAATTAATTTTACTGAAATAGTAGAAAGCCTTAATCTTAATATAAATTTCTCTTATTACCATAGTAAAATGCCAGATTTCATTGGTTTGGAAAATATTCATATAACAACTTTTAAATCAGCAAAGGGATTAGAGTTTGATACAGTAATAATTCCTGATTTTCAATTATATGATTATAATATAACTTATATGACAAAAGCACCTATAACTGAGAATGATTATTATGTTGGACTTACACGAGCTAGAAGAAATCTATATTTAATTACTTCAAAAATTCATCCAAACCTTTTAGGTACAGAACAGTCTCAGACATATACAATTGAAGAATATTAA
- a CDS encoding site-specific integrase, protein MKINFYLKEPNSVKESLILVTVSLNGKRTKFSTTQKINPKYWNINNQRIKSNAPNALNFNKILNTIQSKILDLYTKNFIENDKSMTVKFFDEVRTYLSGKFENSEIDLTVDKGFDKFLEIRKSNLKEGTVKAYTTLRNHLKSYSVTMSKKDLLFDDLDISFFDGFMNYLQMTCKQKTNTRSKQIKNIKSFLKFMYDRNHHTNKIFEKLEREHEKGQFVDFIEKDFKKILNLDLSNHGHLDITRRLFCISCLTGLRHSDVLDINYKNIKNGKYHFKNTKKNRPDIIAMSVKAVSYIKEFNDLYGVGKGYTNQTSNKHLTKILIKAEISEEILINEKDYKGDVIAVVKPLYDWVTFHYGRRYFIIGCLNRGLQPLEIMQITGHEDFGVFQNYVKFADNDNVKKLNKAWSDTI, encoded by the coding sequence ATGAAAATTAATTTCTATTTAAAAGAACCAAACTCAGTAAAAGAATCATTAATCTTGGTTACTGTTAGTCTAAATGGAAAAAGGACGAAATTTTCCACTACACAGAAAATTAACCCGAAATATTGGAATATAAATAATCAGAGAATTAAATCCAATGCTCCAAATGCATTAAATTTTAATAAAATCCTTAATACTATACAATCTAAGATATTAGATTTATATACTAAAAATTTCATTGAAAATGATAAATCGATGACAGTTAAATTTTTTGATGAGGTCAGAACGTATTTGTCTGGGAAATTTGAAAACTCTGAAATTGATTTGACAGTAGACAAAGGATTTGATAAGTTTTTAGAAATACGAAAATCAAATCTTAAAGAAGGAACGGTTAAGGCATATACAACGCTGAGAAATCATCTAAAATCTTATTCGGTTACTATGAGTAAAAAGGATTTATTGTTTGATGACTTAGATATTAGTTTTTTTGATGGTTTTATGAACTATTTACAAATGACTTGTAAGCAGAAAACAAATACGAGGTCAAAGCAAATTAAGAATATTAAATCCTTTCTAAAATTTATGTATGATAGAAATCACCATACTAATAAAATTTTTGAAAAATTAGAAAGAGAGCATGAGAAGGGACAGTTTGTAGATTTTATAGAAAAAGATTTTAAAAAAATACTCAATCTTGACCTTAGTAATCACGGTCATTTAGATATAACACGTAGGTTGTTTTGTATTAGCTGCCTTACTGGATTAAGGCATTCGGATGTTCTAGACATAAATTATAAGAATATAAAGAATGGTAAATATCATTTTAAAAATACTAAGAAAAACAGACCTGATATAATTGCAATGTCAGTTAAAGCAGTTTCTTATATAAAGGAATTTAATGACCTTTATGGTGTTGGTAAAGGATATACAAACCAGACAAGTAATAAACATTTAACAAAAATCCTTATAAAAGCTGAGATAAGTGAAGAAATTCTTATCAATGAAAAAGATTATAAAGGGGATGTTATTGCAGTTGTAAAACCCTTGTATGATTGGGTTACATTTCACTATGGTAGAAGATATTTTATTATTGGTTGCTTGAATAGGGGGTTGCAACCTCTTGAAATTATGCAAATCACAGGTCACGAGGATTTTGGAGTTTTTCAAAACTATGTAAAGTTTGCTGATAATGATAATGTTAAAAAATTAAACAAAGCTTGGAGTGATACTATATAA
- a CDS encoding helix-turn-helix transcriptional regulator, with protein MSIKFNELLTLSELEKILRRKRTTIYNWRKDGKLVPYGMSGKSPLFRMEDVEKFLTDSLKTY; from the coding sequence ATGAGTATAAAATTCAATGAACTTTTAACATTATCTGAACTAGAAAAAATATTAAGAAGAAAAAGAACAACAATTTATAATTGGCGAAAAGATGGCAAACTTGTCCCTTATGGAATGAGTGGAAAAAGTCCACTATTCAGAATGGAAGATGTAGAAAAATTTTTAACCGACTCACTAAAAACTTATTAA
- a CDS encoding alpha-ketoglutarate-dependent dioxygenase AlkB family protein, which yields MISQLSLFDDVFNEGEKPKLISISNGEYLFLPNFFSELESNFYFKKLRKDTFWKQESMKMYGKHILFPRLTAWYGDNDKPYSFSGITLTPNSWTKELLDIKNSIQLIAGVEFNSVLLNLYRDENDSISWHSDAEEELGINPVICSVNFGATRKFQLRHIETKEKIDINLTHGSLLIMKGELQHFWQHQVPKTNQKVAERINLTFRTIR from the coding sequence ATGATAAGTCAATTAAGCCTTTTTGATGATGTATTCAATGAAGGTGAAAAACCTAAATTAATCTCTATTAGTAATGGAGAATATTTATTTTTGCCCAATTTTTTTTCAGAACTGGAAAGTAATTTTTACTTTAAAAAGTTAAGAAAGGATACCTTTTGGAAACAAGAATCTATGAAAATGTATGGAAAACATATTTTATTTCCTAGGCTTACAGCATGGTATGGTGACAATGATAAGCCATATTCATTTTCTGGAATTACACTAACTCCCAATTCTTGGACTAAAGAATTGCTTGATATTAAGAACAGTATTCAATTAATTGCGGGCGTTGAATTTAACAGTGTTCTATTAAACTTATATCGGGATGAAAATGATTCAATTTCATGGCATAGTGATGCTGAAGAAGAACTTGGAATCAATCCCGTAATTTGCTCAGTAAACTTTGGGGCTACAAGAAAATTTCAGTTAAGACATATAGAAACTAAAGAAAAGATAGATATTAATTTAACCCACGGTAGTTTATTAATTATGAAGGGTGAACTTCAACATTTTTGGCAACATCAAGTACCAAAAACAAATCAAAAAGTGGCTGAGAGAATAAATTTAACATTTAGAACAATTAGATAA
- a CDS encoding endonuclease: MKRILFFFSLSFAIIFASAQAPAGYYNSAAGLTLAPLKTALKNIIKQGHQDHGYDGLWTAYATTDRDYFYENDGKILDIYSENPNGPDPYTFNLGTNQCGQYSNEGDCYNREHIVPQSLFNQGFPMKSDVHFIRATDGKVNGMRSNYPFGKVATASYTSDNGSKLGNSASAGYSGTVFEPIDAFKGDVARMIFYFVTRYEAELPGFSTGNMLGGSSYPGLQQWELNQLLAWHAADPVSAEEVARNNASYTYQGNRNPFIDNPAYANQIWGTPVIDTQAPTAPTNLITQNPTSNTISLSWTAATDNIGVASYDVYAGGILKTSVSGTTATVSGLMPSTTYTFHVIAKDAAGNPSPSSNTADGTTLAGQPGGTSCGTENFEGIPNGGNGYGTRTWTNAGISWTATDARTDQTIAGKAITIRNGELTSSTISGGIQSLTLTTQLKFGGSSGFFNVLINNVNVGTIPYSDTQETTTINNINVSGNIVIKLTNSSTSNRVALDDLTWTCAGTLGTSDVKKDNSEFTVYPNPVKNNELFVKGKNLSTISKAEVYDLSGKLIEVISHPFKNSVKINLKGLTKGNYILKTDRFSTKFIVD, translated from the coding sequence ATGAAACGAATTCTATTCTTTTTTTCGCTGAGTTTTGCAATTATTTTTGCATCAGCACAGGCACCTGCCGGTTATTATAACAGTGCAGCAGGTTTAACCCTTGCCCCGCTTAAGACAGCTCTTAAAAACATTATTAAACAAGGGCATCAGGACCATGGCTATGACGGCTTATGGACGGCTTATGCCACAACAGACCGTGACTATTTTTACGAAAATGACGGAAAGATCTTAGATATCTATTCCGAAAATCCTAACGGACCGGATCCATATACCTTTAATTTAGGAACCAACCAGTGTGGGCAGTACTCTAACGAAGGAGATTGTTACAACAGAGAACATATCGTTCCTCAAAGCCTTTTCAACCAGGGATTTCCAATGAAGTCGGACGTTCACTTCATCCGCGCCACAGACGGAAAAGTAAATGGAATGAGATCCAATTATCCTTTTGGAAAAGTAGCAACAGCTTCTTATACTTCCGATAACGGATCCAAACTTGGAAATTCTGCATCGGCAGGATATAGCGGAACAGTATTTGAGCCAATAGATGCTTTCAAAGGTGATGTAGCCCGAATGATTTTTTATTTTGTAACAAGATACGAAGCAGAGCTTCCGGGTTTCAGTACCGGAAATATGCTTGGCGGATCTTCCTACCCGGGACTTCAGCAATGGGAACTGAATCAGCTTCTCGCATGGCATGCTGCAGATCCTGTATCTGCTGAGGAGGTAGCCAGAAACAACGCATCATATACTTATCAGGGAAACAGAAATCCGTTTATTGATAACCCCGCTTACGCCAACCAGATCTGGGGAACTCCTGTAATAGATACGCAAGCTCCTACAGCTCCTACTAACCTGATCACGCAAAATCCTACTTCCAATACCATATCTCTGAGCTGGACAGCCGCTACGGATAACATAGGTGTGGCTTCATACGATGTATATGCCGGCGGAATATTAAAAACCTCCGTTTCAGGAACTACTGCAACCGTTTCAGGACTAATGCCGTCTACCACTTACACATTCCACGTCATTGCAAAAGATGCTGCCGGAAACCCTTCTCCTTCCAGCAATACTGCCGATGGAACAACCCTTGCAGGACAACCTGGCGGAACAAGCTGCGGGACTGAAAACTTTGAAGGTATTCCTAACGGCGGAAACGGATACGGAACCAGAACATGGACAAACGCCGGTATTTCATGGACTGCCACCGATGCAAGAACAGACCAGACCATTGCAGGAAAAGCCATTACTATCAGAAACGGTGAACTAACCAGTTCTACTATTTCAGGAGGAATTCAAAGTTTAACGCTGACAACCCAGCTAAAATTTGGAGGAAGCTCCGGTTTTTTCAATGTTCTTATCAATAATGTGAATGTAGGTACAATTCCTTACAGTGATACACAGGAGACCACAACTATTAACAATATTAATGTAAGTGGAAATATTGTTATTAAGCTGACGAATTCATCCACATCAAACAGAGTGGCACTTGATGATCTCACATGGACCTGTGCTGGAACACTGGGAACTTCCGATGTAAAAAAAGACAATTCTGAATTCACAGTGTACCCTAACCCGGTTAAAAATAATGAGCTGTTTGTAAAAGGTAAGAACCTGAGTACTATTTCAAAAGCTGAGGTCTATGATCTTTCCGGAAAGCTGATTGAAGTGATCTCCCATCCTTTCAAAAACTCTGTTAAGATCAACCTTAAGGGACTTACCAAAGGAAATTATATCTTAAAAACAGACCGTTTCTCTACCAAATTCATCGTAGATTAA
- a CDS encoding ABC transporter permease, with amino-acid sequence MKNIAFYIASRYLLAKKGSTAVTFITWLSVGAMMVAVTAMFVIISVFSGLEVLNKDLISNLHADLTLKSTSGKTVKDLDKVTAALNSNKAISHFSRVIEEKVYVNYKGKGDIAYLRGVDSAYTRVNPIDKDVFYGTYPSFKYSNEVLMETNLHNRLSIPIDSSSSYATIFMPKPGTGIINKEEDIYNKRDFLVTGVFPGKEQLDSYIIAPIELTEELLSLPKKSAYQIVVKLKNPENADAVKQSLLNSLGKNIEIKTKEEENAAFWKMINTEKMFIYLIFALVIFITTFNLAGAIIILQLDKKEQSRSLVSLGFPISHLRMTYFYTGLLIVISGVISGLILGTLLCYFQQYTEFFRANEILPFPVKIVGKNYLIVAFTASLFGIIISWFFSKIGKDYITKN; translated from the coding sequence TTGAAGAATATTGCATTTTACATAGCATCCAGATACCTTTTGGCTAAAAAAGGAAGCACTGCCGTTACGTTCATTACGTGGCTTTCGGTAGGTGCCATGATGGTTGCCGTAACTGCCATGTTCGTGATTATATCCGTATTCTCAGGGCTTGAAGTTCTGAACAAAGATCTGATCTCCAATCTTCACGCTGACCTTACGCTGAAAAGCACTTCAGGAAAAACAGTGAAAGATCTGGACAAGGTGACCGCTGCTTTGAACAGCAATAAAGCTATCAGCCATTTTTCCCGTGTCATTGAGGAAAAAGTATATGTCAATTATAAAGGTAAGGGGGATATTGCGTATTTAAGAGGAGTGGATTCTGCGTATACCAGGGTTAATCCTATTGACAAAGATGTATTCTATGGAACCTATCCGAGTTTCAAATACTCCAATGAAGTATTGATGGAGACCAACCTGCACAACCGGCTTTCTATTCCTATAGATTCCAGCAGCAGCTATGCAACCATCTTCATGCCGAAACCAGGAACCGGCATCATCAATAAGGAAGAAGACATCTATAACAAAAGGGATTTTCTCGTAACCGGAGTTTTCCCGGGGAAAGAGCAGCTGGACAGCTATATCATTGCACCCATAGAACTTACCGAGGAATTGCTCAGCTTACCAAAAAAATCAGCGTACCAGATTGTAGTTAAATTAAAGAATCCCGAAAATGCTGATGCCGTAAAGCAAAGCCTTCTGAATTCGCTGGGGAAAAACATCGAAATAAAAACCAAGGAAGAAGAAAACGCAGCCTTCTGGAAGATGATCAATACAGAAAAAATGTTCATCTACCTGATTTTTGCACTGGTAATATTCATTACTACCTTTAATTTAGCGGGAGCCATCATTATTCTCCAGCTGGATAAAAAAGAACAGTCGAGATCTCTGGTTTCACTCGGCTTCCCGATCAGCCATTTAAGAATGACCTATTTCTACACCGGATTGCTTATTGTGATTTCCGGTGTAATCTCCGGCTTAATCCTTGGAACTCTGCTCTGCTATTTCCAGCAGTATACAGAATTTTTCAGAGCCAATGAAATCCTTCCTTTCCCTGTAAAAATCGTTGGAAAAAATTATCTTATTGTAGCGTTCACTGCTTCCCTTTTCGGAATCATTATTTCATGGTTCTTTTCCAAAATCGGCAAAGACTATATTACCAAAAATTAA
- a CDS encoding shikimate dehydrogenase family protein, whose product MDSNKKLGLIGKNISYSFSKKFFEDKFHKLMLKDFTYDIFDLNEIQEVENLLTDPALLGFNVTIPYKEKIIDYLDDLSDEAEKIGAVNCVLIRDGKKTGYNTDAYGFEKTLLLHRKAYQDKALILGNGGAAKAVKYTMDKHGIPSVVVSRNSEINFQNLDSDTVRDHKIIIQCTPVGTFPNVEDCLEFPFDGITSEHLIIDLIYNPNYTQFIIKASEKGAKTVNGYYMLEQQAEKAWEIWNFQKK is encoded by the coding sequence ATGGATTCCAATAAAAAATTAGGGCTGATAGGAAAGAACATTTCCTATTCCTTTTCCAAAAAATTCTTTGAGGACAAGTTCCACAAGCTGATGCTGAAAGACTTTACCTACGATATTTTTGACCTGAATGAAATACAAGAAGTGGAAAACCTGCTGACTGATCCGGCGTTACTTGGCTTTAATGTAACCATCCCTTACAAAGAAAAAATTATTGATTATCTTGACGACCTTAGCGACGAAGCAGAAAAAATCGGAGCGGTGAACTGTGTTTTAATCAGAGACGGAAAAAAAACAGGGTATAATACCGATGCTTACGGTTTTGAGAAAACGTTGCTTCTTCACAGAAAAGCATATCAGGACAAGGCTTTGATTTTAGGAAACGGAGGCGCTGCAAAGGCAGTGAAATATACGATGGACAAGCATGGAATCCCATCTGTGGTGGTCTCCAGGAATTCAGAAATCAATTTTCAAAACCTGGACAGCGATACGGTGCGTGATCATAAAATCATTATCCAGTGCACACCGGTAGGTACGTTTCCCAATGTAGAAGACTGCCTGGAATTTCCTTTTGACGGAATCACTTCTGAACACCTGATCATTGATCTGATTTACAACCCGAACTATACCCAATTCATCATAAAAGCATCAGAAAAAGGAGCCAAAACAGTGAACGGTTATTATATGCTTGAACAGCAAGCAGAAAAAGCTTGGGAAATTTGGAATTTTCAAAAAAAATAA
- a CDS encoding DUF349 domain-containing protein, giving the protein MTTENNLSENEENKNSDEVSQEETSGTPVSHDESAHDDTEHLEEEHAEEISLADALKEMESIINSANAGEKFKRFNLLKEKASHYIHDEVEDKKHEYTEAGNAPENFSYEHPSQSRLSALINIFREKHDTYQKSQEEEQKKNLDHRQNIIERLKNLYTNSEPGTNLFKSIREIKEEWSKAGQVAKSEFKILNNNYFHHLNQFYQMLDLNKEFLEQEFSHNLEKRQHIIARAKELENEPVIQKALNELQYLHKLWKEEAEPVAEEFREKTWEEFKEISNKIHERKSELSAAIEGEQNDNLEKKNQIIAEIKKLSEPAETPNHGYWQNSIKRVEDLRTEFLKTGSVPRKLSNQNWNDFKTILRGFNTTKNNYYKSLKGSQQANLEEKLKLIQTAKDNMNNEEWDIAVPLFKKLQEDWKKVGHVPKSMTNKIWDEFRDACNTFFNNYREKNNASNDNWKENYKQKKEILEDLKTVSNEEGSIERIEAIKTAWNNIGKVPRDKISINTEFNRTLREKLKLNKINELELKEEGLTENQLTDKARKIKSQISDLEAEIVKLENNLAFFKNPTKDNPLLRDTFNTIDEKKAHLETLKQNLHSIIAGD; this is encoded by the coding sequence ATGACTACAGAAAACAATCTTTCTGAAAACGAAGAAAACAAAAATTCTGACGAAGTATCTCAGGAAGAAACCTCAGGAACCCCCGTTTCTCATGATGAAAGTGCTCATGATGACACTGAACATCTGGAAGAGGAACATGCCGAAGAGATCTCTCTGGCTGATGCTTTAAAAGAAATGGAATCTATCATCAACTCTGCCAATGCCGGTGAGAAATTCAAAAGATTCAATCTGTTAAAAGAAAAAGCAAGTCATTACATCCATGATGAAGTGGAAGACAAAAAGCATGAATACACGGAAGCCGGAAATGCTCCCGAAAATTTCAGCTATGAGCATCCTTCGCAATCCAGACTCTCTGCATTAATCAATATTTTCAGGGAAAAGCATGATACTTACCAGAAATCTCAGGAAGAGGAGCAGAAGAAAAACCTGGATCACCGTCAGAATATCATAGAAAGGCTTAAAAATCTTTATACCAATTCTGAGCCGGGAACCAATCTTTTCAAATCCATCCGTGAAATCAAGGAAGAGTGGTCAAAAGCCGGACAGGTTGCCAAATCTGAATTTAAAATCCTTAACAATAATTATTTTCACCATCTGAACCAGTTTTATCAGATGCTGGACCTGAATAAAGAATTTCTGGAGCAGGAATTCAGCCATAATCTGGAGAAAAGACAGCACATCATTGCAAGGGCTAAAGAACTGGAAAATGAACCGGTGATTCAGAAAGCCCTAAACGAGCTTCAGTATCTTCATAAGCTATGGAAAGAAGAAGCAGAACCTGTAGCTGAAGAATTCCGTGAAAAAACATGGGAGGAGTTCAAAGAGATTTCCAATAAAATCCACGAAAGAAAATCTGAACTTTCAGCAGCGATCGAAGGAGAACAGAATGATAACCTGGAAAAGAAAAACCAGATCATCGCAGAAATCAAAAAGCTGTCTGAGCCTGCTGAAACGCCTAACCACGGTTACTGGCAGAATTCCATTAAAAGAGTGGAAGATCTCCGTACCGAATTCCTAAAAACAGGAAGTGTTCCAAGAAAGCTTTCCAACCAGAACTGGAATGATTTTAAAACGATTCTGAGGGGTTTCAATACCACCAAGAATAATTATTATAAATCCCTGAAAGGCTCCCAACAGGCCAATCTGGAAGAAAAACTAAAACTGATCCAGACTGCTAAGGATAATATGAACAATGAAGAATGGGATATTGCCGTTCCTTTATTCAAAAAGCTTCAGGAAGACTGGAAAAAAGTAGGACATGTTCCAAAGAGTATGACCAATAAGATCTGGGACGAATTCCGTGATGCCTGCAATACATTTTTCAATAATTACAGGGAGAAAAACAACGCTTCCAACGACAACTGGAAAGAAAACTACAAGCAGAAAAAAGAAATTCTTGAAGATCTGAAAACCGTATCCAATGAAGAAGGCAGCATCGAAAGGATAGAAGCCATAAAAACCGCCTGGAACAATATCGGGAAAGTACCGAGAGATAAAATCTCCATCAATACTGAATTCAACAGGACGTTGAGAGAAAAGCTGAAGCTGAATAAAATCAATGAGCTTGAACTTAAAGAGGAAGGATTAACGGAAAACCAGCTGACAGACAAAGCAAGAAAGATCAAGAGCCAGATCTCCGACCTGGAAGCCGAAATTGTCAAACTGGAAAACAACCTTGCATTCTTTAAAAACCCGACCAAAGACAACCCTCTTCTGAGAGATACTTTCAACACAATCGACGAGAAGAAAGCCCATCTGGAAACTTTAAAACAGAATCTTCACAGCATTATTGCAGGAGATTAA
- the rbfA gene encoding 30S ribosome-binding factor RbfA, protein MESNRQRKVAQIIQEDFAELFRKQASESKQSILVSVSDVKVSADLGIAKIYLSIFPQEFRSAVMKEIEENKPQYRNFIGQKMAKQVRIIPQLNFYLDTALDDVERLERELRGEGDNPVL, encoded by the coding sequence ATGGAAAGTAACAGACAAAGAAAAGTAGCACAGATCATCCAGGAAGACTTCGCGGAGCTTTTCCGCAAACAGGCTTCAGAAAGTAAGCAGAGTATATTGGTATCCGTTTCGGATGTGAAAGTATCTGCAGACCTGGGAATTGCTAAGATTTATTTAAGCATTTTCCCGCAGGAGTTTCGTTCTGCGGTGATGAAGGAAATTGAAGAAAACAAACCTCAGTACAGAAATTTTATCGGCCAGAAAATGGCAAAACAGGTTCGTATCATTCCACAGCTTAATTTCTATCTGGATACCGCTCTTGATGACGTTGAAAGACTGGAAAGAGAATTAAGAGGCGAAGGCGACAATCCGGTTTTATAA
- the mce gene encoding methylmalonyl-CoA epimerase produces the protein MKLEHIGIAVKSLGVSDELFAKLLGKESYKKETVEREGVVTSFYGTGESKIELLEASNPESPISKFIDKKGEGIHHLAFGVENILEEVERLKKEGFQFISEEPKEGADNKLVVFLHPKSTNGVLVELCQEKQ, from the coding sequence ATGAAGCTAGAACATATTGGTATTGCGGTAAAATCCTTAGGCGTTTCGGATGAACTTTTTGCTAAACTGCTGGGAAAAGAATCCTACAAAAAAGAAACCGTGGAAAGGGAAGGGGTAGTCACTTCTTTTTATGGAACGGGAGAAAGCAAAATTGAGCTGCTGGAAGCCAGTAATCCTGAAAGTCCGATCTCCAAATTTATCGATAAAAAAGGCGAAGGCATCCATCACTTAGCGTTTGGCGTAGAAAATATCCTGGAAGAAGTGGAAAGACTGAAAAAAGAAGGTTTCCAGTTTATCTCCGAGGAACCGAAAGAAGGTGCTGATAACAAATTAGTTGTCTTCCTACACCCAAAATCCACGAATGGAGTACTGGTAGAACTTTGTCAAGAAAAGCAATAA
- the ribD gene encoding bifunctional diaminohydroxyphosphoribosylaminopyrimidine deaminase/5-amino-6-(5-phosphoribosylamino)uracil reductase RibD, with amino-acid sequence MNNDELYIKRCIELARKALGKTYPNPLVGSVIVHNGKIIGEGYHHKAGENHAEINAINSVEDKSLIPESTIYVSLEPCAHYGKTPPCALKIKELGFKKVVIGAMDSHDKVNGKGKKIIQDAGIEAVSGILEKECIELNKRFFTYHEKKRPYIILKWAESGDGFLDKDFRPTAISNSLVNQLVHQLRADEHAILVGTQTALNDNPGLTVRHAEGINPVRILIDFDLKVPSHFKIYNDEAPTLIINTRKEEAVGNIRFIKAGKENFLQNLMDVLYKEQIQSVIIEGGNYTLRQFINEDLWDEAIVIRNEELKLENGTKAPLLDVQPEEIKIFRDNCVSIYRNSSQAI; translated from the coding sequence ATGAACAACGACGAATTATATATTAAAAGATGCATTGAACTTGCCCGGAAAGCCTTGGGAAAAACTTACCCTAATCCCCTTGTCGGAAGTGTAATCGTTCACAATGGGAAGATTATCGGGGAAGGTTACCACCACAAAGCAGGTGAAAACCACGCAGAGATCAATGCGATCAATTCTGTAGAAGATAAAAGCCTGATTCCTGAATCTACCATTTATGTTTCGCTGGAACCCTGTGCCCATTACGGAAAAACTCCGCCGTGTGCTTTAAAGATTAAAGAACTCGGCTTCAAAAAAGTAGTGATCGGTGCTATGGATTCTCATGATAAAGTGAACGGCAAAGGAAAGAAAATCATTCAGGATGCCGGCATTGAAGCCGTTTCCGGAATCCTTGAAAAAGAATGTATTGAATTAAACAAACGATTTTTCACGTACCACGAGAAGAAAAGGCCTTACATCATCCTCAAGTGGGCAGAATCAGGAGACGGATTTTTAGATAAGGACTTCCGTCCCACTGCTATTTCTAATTCATTGGTCAATCAATTGGTCCATCAGTTAAGAGCCGATGAACATGCCATATTGGTAGGAACACAAACTGCTTTAAATGACAATCCGGGTCTTACGGTAAGACATGCTGAAGGAATAAATCCTGTGAGAATCCTTATCGACTTCGATCTGAAAGTACCGTCCCATTTTAAAATATATAATGATGAAGCCCCTACCCTGATCATCAATACCCGAAAAGAAGAAGCAGTAGGGAATATCAGATTCATTAAAGCCGGAAAAGAGAATTTCCTGCAAAACCTGATGGATGTACTTTATAAAGAGCAGATCCAGTCCGTGATCATCGAAGGCGGAAATTATACACTCCGGCAATTCATTAATGAAGATCTTTGGGACGAAGCTATTGTTATCAGAAACGAAGAATTAAAACTGGAAAACGGTACAAAGGCTCCACTGCTGGATGTACAGCCGGAGGAAATTAAAATATTCAGGGATAACTGCGTTTCTATTTATCGAAATAGCAGCCAAGCAATTTAA